A part of Aegilops tauschii subsp. strangulata cultivar AL8/78 chromosome 2, Aet v6.0, whole genome shotgun sequence genomic DNA contains:
- the LOC109731482 gene encoding probable protein S-acyltransferase 22 isoform X1: MRRHGWQLPYHPLQVVAVSVFVALAFAFYVFFAPFVGRKVFQDAAMGLYTPLVLCVFLLYIWCAATDPADPGVFKSKKYQRLYGGCKHRRLKESIQGVSDVGLQLEGTGEKRGHEVADANEKSMTELKNKSSSCCSATFSAFLLIFSPLSFVFSCCQSREWSSEQHDSEDGMFFCSLCEVEVLKYSKHCRVCDKCVDGFDHHCRWLNNCIGKRNYRRFFLLMTTALFLLILQSATGVLVLVLCFVQRKEFSMQIVSKLGSSFSIAPFIIVVASCTILAMIALLPIAQLLFFHILLIKKGISTYDYIIALREQEQEEVSGEQSPQMSHVSSYGGLSSTSSFGALRRGSWCTPPRLFLEDQFDVIPSEAGSSHNSATKRKDEEVRRKKTSGAVKISPWALARLNAEEVSRVAAEARKKSKVLVPIRRDEYSLGHETDSSYGGMSSRIDLGPDNTMRTNRRGRPHGDFSLKPVAKISSDAIDSNGSDMVSLAPLQLEARSAFHPSRAASSANVDGSSPDSSLDSPDLHLYRFSGVSSATEDLQLVALTAPGSTPHHGIQLSRSTSDGYEASGGEDSDRIPSRIVHRSSNWASIILSTDQGVPSSGALLPKNRLP; this comes from the exons ATGAGGCGGCATGGGTGGCAACTCCCGTACCACCCTCTCCAG GTGGTCGCCGTGTCCGTGTTCGTGGCGCTCGCGTTCGCGTTCTACGTCTTCTTCGCGCCCTTCGTTGGGAGGAAGGTCTTCCAGGATGCCGCCATGGGGCTCTACACTCCTCTG GTTTTATGTGTATTCCTTCTGTACATCTGGTGTGCTGCGACGGATCCAGCAGACCCAGGGGTCTTCAAATCAAAGAAGTACCAAAGATTGTATGGAGGCTGCAAGCATAGGCGTCTCAAGGAGTCCATACAAGGTGTTTCAGATGTTGGATTACAACTAGAGGGAACTGGAGAAAAGAGAGGACATGAGGTTGCTGATGCTAATGAGAAGTCAATGACTGAACTGAAGAACAAAAGCTCATCTTGCTGCAGTGCAACTTTCTCTGCATTTCTCCTTATATTCAGCCctctttcttttgttttttcctgCTGCCAATCACGTGAATGGTCCTCTGAGCAGCACGACAGTGAAGACGGGATGTTTTTCTGCAGCCTTTGTGAAGTCGAA GTGTTGAAGTACAGTAAGCATTGCAGAGTTTGTGACAAATGTGTGGACGGTTTTGATCATCACTGCCGG TGGCTCAACAATTGTATCGGAAAAAGAAACTATAGAAGGTTTTTTCTTCTAATGACAACAGCCCTTTTCTTG CTTATCCTGCAATCAGCAACTGGAGTATTGGTGCTAGTTCTCTGCTTTGTTCAGCGAAAGGAATTCTCTATGCAGATTGTGTCAAAGCTAGGAAGCAGCTTCTCTATAGCGCCTTTCATCATTGTGGTG GCATCCTGTACCATCCTAGCTATGATTGCTTTACTGCCGATTGCTCAACTTCTCTTTTTCCACATCCTTCTCATCAAGAAG GGAATCAGTACCTACGACTACATCATTGCCCTGAGAGAGCAAGAACAAGAAGAGGTTAGTGGGGAGCAGAGTCCACAGATGTCTCATGTAAGCTCCTATGGTGGGCTTAGCAGTACTAGTTCCTTTGGTGCACTCCGTCGTGGTTCATGGTGTACCCCTCCAAGATTGTTTCTTGAAGATCAG TTTGACGTTATTCCATCAGAGGCTGGCTCTTCACATAACTCCGCTACCAAGAGAAAAGACGAAGAAGTAAGGAGGAAGAAAACCTCAGGGGCTGTGAAAATTAGTCCATGGGCACTGGCTCGTCTTAATGCAGAAGAAGTTTCTCGAGTTGCTGCCGAGGCAAGGAAGAAGTCCAAGGTTTTAGTGCCCATCAGAAGAGACGAGTACTCACTCGGTCATGAAACAGACAGTAGCTATGGAGGCATGAGCAGCAGGATTGATCTGGGACCTGATAACACAATGAGAACAAATAGGAGAGGAAGGCCCCATGGTGATTTCTCTCTTAAACCTGTTGCAAAAATATCCTCAGATGCCATCGACAGTAATGGCAGCGACATGGTCAGTTTAGCACCGTTGCAACTTGAGGCGCGGAGTGCTTTTCATCCAAGCAGAGCTGCATCTTCCGCTAACGTCGATGGGTCATCTCCAGATAGCAGCTTGGATTCGCCTGATCTGCACCTGTACCGGTTCTCAGGTGTCTCCTCTGCAACCGAAGACTTGCAGCTGGTAGCTCTCACTGCCCCGGGAAGCACTCCACATCACGGCATTCAGCTGTCTAGATCAACCAGTGACGGGTATGAAGCATCAGGCGGTGAAGACAGCGACCGCATCCCGTCAA
- the LOC109731482 gene encoding probable protein S-acyltransferase 22 isoform X3 codes for MQIVSKLGSSFSIAPFIIVVASCTILAMIALLPIAQLLFFHILLIKKGISTYDYIIALREQEQEEVSGEQSPQMSHVSSYGGLSSTSSFGALRRGSWCTPPRLFLEDQFDVIPSEAGSSHNSATKRKDEEVRRKKTSGAVKISPWALARLNAEEVSRVAAEARKKSKVLVPIRRDEYSLGHETDSSYGGMSSRIDLGPDNTMRTNRRGRPHGDFSLKPVAKISSDAIDSNGSDMVSLAPLQLEARSAFHPSRAASSANVDGSSPDSSLDSPDLHLYRFSGVSSATEDLQLVALTAPGSTPHHGIQLSRSTSDGYEASGGEDSDRIPSRIVHRSSNWASIILSTDQGVPSSGALLPKNRLP; via the exons ATGCAGATTGTGTCAAAGCTAGGAAGCAGCTTCTCTATAGCGCCTTTCATCATTGTGGTG GCATCCTGTACCATCCTAGCTATGATTGCTTTACTGCCGATTGCTCAACTTCTCTTTTTCCACATCCTTCTCATCAAGAAG GGAATCAGTACCTACGACTACATCATTGCCCTGAGAGAGCAAGAACAAGAAGAGGTTAGTGGGGAGCAGAGTCCACAGATGTCTCATGTAAGCTCCTATGGTGGGCTTAGCAGTACTAGTTCCTTTGGTGCACTCCGTCGTGGTTCATGGTGTACCCCTCCAAGATTGTTTCTTGAAGATCAG TTTGACGTTATTCCATCAGAGGCTGGCTCTTCACATAACTCCGCTACCAAGAGAAAAGACGAAGAAGTAAGGAGGAAGAAAACCTCAGGGGCTGTGAAAATTAGTCCATGGGCACTGGCTCGTCTTAATGCAGAAGAAGTTTCTCGAGTTGCTGCCGAGGCAAGGAAGAAGTCCAAGGTTTTAGTGCCCATCAGAAGAGACGAGTACTCACTCGGTCATGAAACAGACAGTAGCTATGGAGGCATGAGCAGCAGGATTGATCTGGGACCTGATAACACAATGAGAACAAATAGGAGAGGAAGGCCCCATGGTGATTTCTCTCTTAAACCTGTTGCAAAAATATCCTCAGATGCCATCGACAGTAATGGCAGCGACATGGTCAGTTTAGCACCGTTGCAACTTGAGGCGCGGAGTGCTTTTCATCCAAGCAGAGCTGCATCTTCCGCTAACGTCGATGGGTCATCTCCAGATAGCAGCTTGGATTCGCCTGATCTGCACCTGTACCGGTTCTCAGGTGTCTCCTCTGCAACCGAAGACTTGCAGCTGGTAGCTCTCACTGCCCCGGGAAGCACTCCACATCACGGCATTCAGCTGTCTAGATCAACCAGTGACGGGTATGAAGCATCAGGCGGTGAAGACAGCGACCGCATCCCGTCAA
- the LOC109731482 gene encoding probable protein S-acyltransferase 22 isoform X2, protein MRRHGWQLPYHPLQVVAVSVFVALAFAFYVFFAPFVGRKVFQDAAMGLYTPLVLCVFLLYIWCAATDPADPGVFKSKKYQRLYGGCKHRRLKESIQGVSDVGLQLEGTGEKRGHEVADANEKSMTELKNKSSSCCSATFSAFLLIFSPLSFVFSCCQSREWSSEQHDSEDGMFFCSLCEVEVLKYSKHCRVCDKCVDGFDHHCRLILQSATGVLVLVLCFVQRKEFSMQIVSKLGSSFSIAPFIIVVASCTILAMIALLPIAQLLFFHILLIKKGISTYDYIIALREQEQEEVSGEQSPQMSHVSSYGGLSSTSSFGALRRGSWCTPPRLFLEDQFDVIPSEAGSSHNSATKRKDEEVRRKKTSGAVKISPWALARLNAEEVSRVAAEARKKSKVLVPIRRDEYSLGHETDSSYGGMSSRIDLGPDNTMRTNRRGRPHGDFSLKPVAKISSDAIDSNGSDMVSLAPLQLEARSAFHPSRAASSANVDGSSPDSSLDSPDLHLYRFSGVSSATEDLQLVALTAPGSTPHHGIQLSRSTSDGYEASGGEDSDRIPSRIVHRSSNWASIILSTDQGVPSSGALLPKNRLP, encoded by the exons ATGAGGCGGCATGGGTGGCAACTCCCGTACCACCCTCTCCAG GTGGTCGCCGTGTCCGTGTTCGTGGCGCTCGCGTTCGCGTTCTACGTCTTCTTCGCGCCCTTCGTTGGGAGGAAGGTCTTCCAGGATGCCGCCATGGGGCTCTACACTCCTCTG GTTTTATGTGTATTCCTTCTGTACATCTGGTGTGCTGCGACGGATCCAGCAGACCCAGGGGTCTTCAAATCAAAGAAGTACCAAAGATTGTATGGAGGCTGCAAGCATAGGCGTCTCAAGGAGTCCATACAAGGTGTTTCAGATGTTGGATTACAACTAGAGGGAACTGGAGAAAAGAGAGGACATGAGGTTGCTGATGCTAATGAGAAGTCAATGACTGAACTGAAGAACAAAAGCTCATCTTGCTGCAGTGCAACTTTCTCTGCATTTCTCCTTATATTCAGCCctctttcttttgttttttcctgCTGCCAATCACGTGAATGGTCCTCTGAGCAGCACGACAGTGAAGACGGGATGTTTTTCTGCAGCCTTTGTGAAGTCGAA GTGTTGAAGTACAGTAAGCATTGCAGAGTTTGTGACAAATGTGTGGACGGTTTTGATCATCACTGCCGG CTTATCCTGCAATCAGCAACTGGAGTATTGGTGCTAGTTCTCTGCTTTGTTCAGCGAAAGGAATTCTCTATGCAGATTGTGTCAAAGCTAGGAAGCAGCTTCTCTATAGCGCCTTTCATCATTGTGGTG GCATCCTGTACCATCCTAGCTATGATTGCTTTACTGCCGATTGCTCAACTTCTCTTTTTCCACATCCTTCTCATCAAGAAG GGAATCAGTACCTACGACTACATCATTGCCCTGAGAGAGCAAGAACAAGAAGAGGTTAGTGGGGAGCAGAGTCCACAGATGTCTCATGTAAGCTCCTATGGTGGGCTTAGCAGTACTAGTTCCTTTGGTGCACTCCGTCGTGGTTCATGGTGTACCCCTCCAAGATTGTTTCTTGAAGATCAG TTTGACGTTATTCCATCAGAGGCTGGCTCTTCACATAACTCCGCTACCAAGAGAAAAGACGAAGAAGTAAGGAGGAAGAAAACCTCAGGGGCTGTGAAAATTAGTCCATGGGCACTGGCTCGTCTTAATGCAGAAGAAGTTTCTCGAGTTGCTGCCGAGGCAAGGAAGAAGTCCAAGGTTTTAGTGCCCATCAGAAGAGACGAGTACTCACTCGGTCATGAAACAGACAGTAGCTATGGAGGCATGAGCAGCAGGATTGATCTGGGACCTGATAACACAATGAGAACAAATAGGAGAGGAAGGCCCCATGGTGATTTCTCTCTTAAACCTGTTGCAAAAATATCCTCAGATGCCATCGACAGTAATGGCAGCGACATGGTCAGTTTAGCACCGTTGCAACTTGAGGCGCGGAGTGCTTTTCATCCAAGCAGAGCTGCATCTTCCGCTAACGTCGATGGGTCATCTCCAGATAGCAGCTTGGATTCGCCTGATCTGCACCTGTACCGGTTCTCAGGTGTCTCCTCTGCAACCGAAGACTTGCAGCTGGTAGCTCTCACTGCCCCGGGAAGCACTCCACATCACGGCATTCAGCTGTCTAGATCAACCAGTGACGGGTATGAAGCATCAGGCGGTGAAGACAGCGACCGCATCCCGTCAA